In Sporichthya polymorpha DSM 43042, a genomic segment contains:
- a CDS encoding GGDEF domain-containing protein: MGAHTPDPLVAAAFDQAPVGLALLDLTGRWFRINPALCRMLGWDAEELLAQDPPQIVHDDDRPIEEQAAARLAAGEPAVTVEQRYRHREGHVLWVRRTATLVRDDAGIPEYVVAVYEDIDHRRSQDARLAYLALHDALTGLANRALLDDRLSQAVAACEREGGVVAVLFCDVDGLKAVNDRHGHPFGDELLVTVARRLGDQVRGGDTLARFGGDEFVVVCNLRSPDDADSMCRRLSAAVEAAPGLLAPDGTEVPVRVSIGYAVSHDSRTDPRSLLVRADESMYAAKRRRGAS; this comes from the coding sequence ATGGGCGCGCACACACCGGACCCGCTGGTCGCCGCCGCCTTCGACCAGGCGCCCGTCGGGCTCGCGCTGCTCGACCTGACCGGCCGCTGGTTCCGGATCAACCCCGCGCTGTGCCGGATGCTCGGCTGGGACGCGGAGGAACTGCTCGCCCAGGATCCGCCGCAGATCGTCCACGACGACGACCGGCCCATCGAGGAGCAGGCGGCCGCACGCCTCGCCGCCGGCGAACCGGCCGTCACCGTCGAGCAGCGCTACCGCCACCGGGAGGGCCACGTCCTCTGGGTCCGGCGGACGGCGACGCTGGTCCGCGACGACGCCGGGATTCCCGAGTACGTCGTCGCGGTCTACGAGGACATCGACCACCGGCGTTCCCAGGACGCCCGGCTCGCCTACCTCGCCCTCCACGACGCCCTCACCGGTCTCGCCAACCGCGCCCTGCTCGACGACCGGCTCAGCCAGGCGGTCGCGGCCTGCGAGCGCGAGGGCGGGGTCGTCGCGGTTCTGTTCTGCGACGTCGACGGGCTCAAGGCGGTCAACGACCGCCACGGGCACCCGTTCGGCGACGAACTGCTCGTCACCGTCGCCCGCCGGCTCGGCGACCAGGTCCGTGGCGGCGACACCCTCGCCCGCTTCGGCGGCGACGAGTTCGTCGTCGTCTGCAACCTGCGCTCCCCGGACGACGCGGACTCCATGTGCCGCCGGCTCTCGGCCGCCGTCGAGGCCGCGCCGGGGCTGCTCGCACCGGACGGCACGGAGGTCCCGGTCCGCGTGAGCATCGGGTACGCGGTCTCCCACGACTCCCGGACCGACCCGCGCAGCCTGCTCGTCCGCGCCGACGAGTCCATGTACGCCGCCAAGCGGCGGCGCGGCGCCTCCTGA
- a CDS encoding adenylate kinase: protein MRLLMIGPPGAGKGTQAVRIAKKFNLVHISSGDLLRAHVKNETAIGRQVQSYLASGDLVPDGIVMDILRKPVVEASKQGGYVLDGFPRTVEQAEIAYSVAQTLGVEVQIVVHLEVPRDELIRRLLERGEASGRADDNLDVINHRLDVYDEKTLPMLAYYAEREKLVNVNGARPVDEVTWSITVQLQQLAKQLAEG, encoded by the coding sequence ATGCGACTGCTGATGATCGGGCCGCCCGGAGCCGGGAAGGGAACCCAGGCTGTCCGGATCGCCAAGAAGTTCAACCTGGTCCACATCTCGTCCGGCGACCTCCTGCGGGCGCACGTGAAGAACGAGACGGCGATCGGCCGCCAGGTCCAGTCGTACCTCGCGAGCGGTGACCTGGTCCCCGACGGCATCGTCATGGACATCCTCCGCAAGCCCGTGGTCGAGGCCAGCAAGCAGGGCGGCTACGTCCTCGACGGCTTCCCCCGGACCGTCGAGCAGGCCGAGATCGCCTACTCCGTCGCGCAGACGCTCGGGGTCGAGGTCCAGATCGTCGTGCACCTGGAGGTCCCGCGCGACGAGCTCATCCGCCGGCTGCTCGAGCGCGGGGAGGCCAGCGGCCGGGCCGACGACAACCTCGACGTCATCAACCACCGGCTCGACGTCTACGACGAGAAGACGCTGCCGATGCTCGCGTACTACGCAGAGCGGGAGAAGCTGGTCAACGTCAACGGGGCCCGGCCGGTCGACGAGGTGACCTGGTCGATCACCGTTCAGCTGCAACAGCTGGCGAAGCAGCTCGCCGAGGGCTGA
- a CDS encoding endonuclease/exonuclease/phosphatase family protein → MPPRPDGADAARDRLRRLSRRVLRRRSILPALVAVAAGPSAVRITGDGDHAWPIMVVTFVPVAVLALVPLTVLACLLRRWRTGAVGAALVALNGLWLAPLYVADDPPPGTDLVAMTINLQYGLADATEVVTAVREHRVDVLGVTELTPEAVTALGAAGLDDLLPHRVLNPDVLAHGSGLWARWPVTPAEEWRGIHRMPGGTVAVPTAAGPRDVAVRVAHPFRTSRYHARSYERDHRLLRERLAGQPGDLPAIVLGDFNASRDHTAFRRLLSDGWRDAPEYAGSGFVGTWSPRYWIPHFVQLDHILFNHRLGARSTANFEVSGTDHGALVARLVLAEGR, encoded by the coding sequence GTGCCGCCACGTCCTGACGGCGCCGACGCGGCCCGGGACCGGCTCCGCCGCCTGTCCCGCCGCGTCCTGCGCCGCCGCTCGATCCTGCCCGCCCTCGTGGCGGTCGCCGCCGGTCCGTCGGCCGTCCGCATCACCGGCGACGGCGACCACGCCTGGCCGATCATGGTCGTCACGTTCGTGCCGGTGGCGGTGCTCGCGCTCGTCCCGCTGACGGTGCTCGCCTGCCTGCTCCGGCGGTGGCGCACCGGGGCGGTCGGCGCCGCGCTCGTCGCTCTCAACGGGCTCTGGCTCGCCCCGCTCTACGTCGCCGACGACCCGCCCCCGGGCACCGACCTGGTCGCGATGACGATCAACCTGCAGTACGGCCTGGCCGACGCGACCGAGGTCGTGACGGCCGTTCGCGAGCACCGCGTCGACGTCCTCGGCGTCACCGAGCTCACCCCGGAGGCCGTGACCGCCCTCGGGGCCGCGGGCCTGGACGACCTGCTCCCGCACCGCGTGCTCAACCCGGACGTCCTGGCCCACGGCAGCGGTCTGTGGGCACGGTGGCCGGTCACCCCGGCCGAGGAGTGGCGCGGAATCCACCGGATGCCCGGCGGCACCGTCGCGGTGCCGACGGCGGCCGGGCCGCGGGACGTCGCCGTCCGCGTCGCGCACCCGTTCCGGACCTCGCGCTACCACGCGCGCTCCTACGAGCGGGACCACCGGCTGCTCCGGGAGCGCCTGGCCGGGCAGCCGGGCGACCTTCCCGCGATCGTCCTCGGGGACTTCAACGCCTCCCGCGACCACACCGCGTTCCGCCGGCTGCTCTCCGACGGCTGGCGCGACGCCCCCGAGTACGCCGGGTCGGGGTTCGTCGGCACGTGGTCCCCGCGCTACTGGATCCCGCACTTCGTGCAGTTGGACCACATCCTGTTCAACCACCGGCTCGGGGCGCGTTCGACCGCAAACTTCGAGGTCAGCGGCACCGACCACGGGGCGCTGGTGGCCCGGCTGGTGTTGGCTGAAGGTCGCTGA